A DNA window from Ornithobacterium rhinotracheale DSM 15997 contains the following coding sequences:
- a CDS encoding protein translocase subunit SecDF: MQGKGLVISFAIALAVLSVYYLSFTWYTRSIEEKANREVVYKMDSIEKKNPNLTVAEQESYENEFTRKALDQLSKDTLNLGFVKYTYETAKDKEIALGLDLKGGMNVILQVSVKDLLEDLSDHSTNPQFKEVLEQTDLAQRGSNRDYLDDFFIQYNDLKKKDPSLRLASSGWFGTRKNSEKIGINTTDAEAEKIIREYVEAKVSTAYQVIRARIDQFGVTQPVVQQIGEKSSGRILVELPGIKDTDRVKKLLQSTAKLEFWEAVRLDESIHNYFVSLSQKIEAAQIEKGKDSLQSVRNSLISKLAPATGSNAIYYVRVQDTAIVNNALKNPIAKTILPANMRYFKFLWGNKASETATNEYILPLYAIRGNAKNLPLLDGGVVTDARAERQTQTIRHNVVVSMQMNSKGSQEWYEITKKFKGQPIAVVLDNLVYTAPNINEPISGGRSQITGDFTMNEAKDLASVLAAGSLPASAKIIQVDVVGPSLGKESIHNGIVSFAIALLVVFIYMIFFYNGAGFISVIGLLANILFLMGILVSFGAVLTLPGIAGIVLTMGMAVDANVIIYERVKEELSKGKGIKQALGDAYTWKGAYSAIIDANLTTLITAIVLFFFGDGPIKGFAVTLIIGVFTTLFTSVLLCKYFIYRRVDNGKSITFGNKMTINFLKNVNIDFFKFKKAAFILSSILILVSIVSLATRGLNLGIEFQNGREYKVRFDKQVKANEIAADLAKVFIDENGTKYSPNVVTIGNANQVKVTTKYKSNDDSQAVDVEVEKKLYEGLKQHFPNLSFDRFVNVGAGKDGALGVVEYRKVGPSIADDITYNAFYSVAIALSLVFLYLLLTFRKWQFSAGAVLATLHDTIIVLGLFSIFYGVLPFSLEVDVAFIAAILTVIGYSLNDTVIVFDRVREFMGDFKNMPVKDVINKAVNTTLTRTLNTSLTTLFVILVIFMFGGESIRSFMFALLIGVGVGTYSSVFVASFLLYQFSSKRKVENKK; the protein is encoded by the coding sequence ATGCAAGGAAAAGGATTAGTTATCTCGTTTGCGATTGCTCTTGCGGTGTTGAGTGTGTACTACCTAAGTTTTACTTGGTACACTAGAAGCATCGAGGAAAAAGCAAACCGAGAGGTGGTTTACAAAATGGATTCGATTGAAAAGAAAAATCCGAATCTAACGGTTGCTGAACAAGAATCTTACGAAAATGAATTTACTCGTAAGGCGCTAGATCAGTTAAGCAAGGATACTTTAAATTTAGGTTTCGTAAAATATACTTACGAAACTGCCAAAGACAAAGAGATTGCTTTGGGACTAGATTTAAAGGGTGGAATGAACGTGATTTTACAAGTTTCTGTAAAAGATTTATTGGAAGACTTGTCTGATCATTCTACCAATCCGCAGTTTAAAGAAGTGCTTGAACAAACTGATTTGGCACAAAGAGGTAGCAACAGAGATTATTTAGATGATTTCTTCATTCAGTACAATGATTTGAAGAAAAAAGATCCATCGCTTCGATTGGCTTCATCTGGGTGGTTTGGTACTCGTAAAAACAGCGAGAAGATTGGTATCAACACTACGGATGCTGAAGCTGAAAAAATAATCAGAGAATATGTAGAAGCAAAAGTAAGTACCGCTTATCAAGTAATCCGTGCTCGTATCGACCAGTTTGGTGTAACTCAGCCAGTTGTTCAACAAATTGGAGAAAAATCAAGTGGTAGAATCTTGGTGGAACTTCCAGGGATTAAGGATACAGATCGTGTGAAAAAATTATTGCAATCTACTGCAAAATTGGAGTTCTGGGAGGCGGTTCGCCTAGATGAGAGCATTCACAACTATTTTGTAAGCTTAAGCCAAAAAATAGAGGCAGCTCAAATCGAGAAAGGAAAAGATTCGCTACAATCTGTAAGAAATTCATTGATTTCTAAATTAGCTCCTGCAACAGGAAGCAACGCTATCTATTATGTAAGAGTTCAGGATACTGCTATTGTGAATAATGCACTTAAAAACCCAATTGCAAAAACTATTTTGCCTGCAAACATGAGATATTTTAAATTCTTATGGGGGAATAAGGCTTCTGAAACAGCAACTAATGAATACATCTTGCCGCTATACGCCATCCGTGGAAATGCTAAAAATTTACCATTGCTTGATGGTGGTGTGGTTACAGATGCTAGAGCTGAAAGACAGACTCAAACAATTAGACACAATGTCGTGGTTTCTATGCAAATGAACTCAAAAGGTTCGCAAGAATGGTATGAAATCACTAAAAAATTCAAAGGACAACCAATTGCTGTTGTGTTAGATAACTTAGTTTATACAGCTCCAAATATTAATGAACCTATCTCGGGAGGGCGTTCTCAAATCACTGGAGACTTTACCATGAATGAGGCTAAAGATTTAGCAAGTGTTTTGGCAGCAGGTTCTTTACCAGCTTCAGCTAAAATTATCCAAGTAGATGTTGTAGGACCTTCGTTAGGTAAAGAATCTATCCACAATGGTATTGTGTCTTTTGCGATTGCACTATTGGTAGTATTCATCTACATGATTTTCTTCTACAACGGTGCTGGATTTATCTCAGTCATTGGTCTATTAGCCAACATCTTATTCTTGATGGGTATTCTAGTGTCGTTTGGAGCGGTGCTTACACTCCCAGGTATTGCAGGTATTGTGCTTACTATGGGTATGGCGGTAGATGCCAATGTGATTATCTATGAAAGGGTAAAAGAAGAATTGAGCAAAGGCAAAGGCATTAAACAAGCTTTAGGTGATGCTTACACTTGGAAAGGTGCTTACTCTGCAATCATCGATGCGAATTTAACTACATTGATTACTGCAATTGTTTTATTCTTCTTCGGAGACGGACCTATCAAAGGTTTTGCTGTAACCTTAATCATTGGTGTATTTACTACTTTATTCACTTCAGTGTTATTGTGTAAATACTTCATCTACAGACGAGTGGATAACGGAAAATCAATCACATTTGGTAACAAGATGACAATCAACTTCTTGAAAAATGTAAATATTGATTTCTTCAAATTCAAAAAAGCTGCTTTCATTTTATCATCTATCTTAATTCTTGTAAGTATTGTTTCGCTTGCTACAAGAGGATTGAACTTAGGTATTGAGTTCCAAAATGGTAGAGAATATAAAGTGAGATTTGACAAGCAAGTGAAGGCTAACGAAATCGCTGCAGATTTAGCAAAAGTATTTATTGATGAAAATGGAACCAAATACTCTCCTAATGTTGTAACCATTGGTAATGCAAACCAAGTAAAAGTTACCACAAAATATAAGAGTAATGATGATAGCCAAGCAGTAGATGTGGAAGTTGAGAAAAAATTATACGAAGGCTTGAAACAACATTTCCCTAACCTATCATTTGACCGATTTGTGAATGTAGGTGCAGGAAAAGATGGAGCTCTAGGTGTTGTAGAGTATAGAAAAGTAGGACCATCTATTGCAGATGACATCACTTACAACGCATTCTACTCTGTAGCCATTGCATTAAGCTTGGTATTCCTTTACTTATTACTCACATTCCGCAAGTGGCAATTCAGTGCAGGTGCCGTATTAGCAACCTTGCACGATACCATCATCGTATTAGGATTATTCTCAATCTTCTATGGTGTTTTACCATTCTCTCTAGAGGTAGATGTTGCATTCATCGCTGCAATTCTTACTGTAATTGGATACTCTCTGAACGATACTGTAATTGTATTTGACAGGGTGAGAGA